Proteins encoded together in one uncultured Desulfosarcina sp. window:
- a CDS encoding glycosyltransferase family 9 protein gives MISFSIWQYKELTFDQYRKILVHLDSFYDINLVVTASPDERSQAQELINHSSTWALNRAGRTTTIEMVCQLSLAAMVISIDNLAIHISLAVKMPTVNIFGPTSANNWAPGGISIIPLLTPCPAYHVEVKDAMAAEKPAASLSLHRNPFVTQWTPIPADFRDCKPEKTKKDFRDKPYK, from the coding sequence ATGATCTCCTTTTCCATCTGGCAGTATAAAGAATTGACTTTTGATCAGTACCGAAAAATTTTAGTTCATCTTGATTCGTTCTACGATATCAATCTTGTGGTGACGGCTTCCCCGGATGAAAGATCCCAGGCACAGGAACTTATTAATCACAGCAGTACATGGGCACTCAACAGGGCCGGCAGAACTACAACAATAGAAATGGTCTGTCAACTGAGTCTTGCTGCCATGGTCATCAGCATTGACAACTTGGCCATACATATTTCACTTGCTGTAAAAATGCCAACCGTCAATATTTTTGGCCCTACATCGGCCAATAATTGGGCCCCAGGGGGAATCAGCATCATACCATTACTAACACCATGCCCTGCATACCATGTGGAAGTAAAGGATGCAATGGCAGCGGAGAAGCCCGCTGCTTCCTTGAGCTTGCACCGAAATCCATTTGTGACGCAATGGACGCCCATACCAGCTGACTTCAGGGATTGTAAACCGGAAAAGACAAAAAAAGATTTCCGCGACAAGCCTTATAAATAA
- a CDS encoding glycosyltransferase family 4 protein — translation MKKKLKIGVVIPKYGTVGGGEKFVYELTERIARDPAFAVHVFANRWRAPGSPALFHRIPILKFPRFLSMPSFAWFAKRKIAQVGIDIIHTHERIFDADLFTMHGIPHRMWIETVRKKRLSLFDRAYAHIERRLIENDRCNFLLPVSSITRDAFLSVYNGHGKTVEILHPGVDWHIFHSAQRADVRESVRAKYGFAAADIVVLFVSMNFEIKGLDHLMAGFSMAKHTPAGINLKLLVVGKGNLRKFERLANDLKIAADVRFAGIVETGIERIYQACDLFAMLSRFDTFGLTVLEAMAASLPVLISRQVGAKDIVVQERNGFVVDREDEAAICSCLLTLTDGRRRGAMGQEAFATASNHGWEQVADQVKQVYFRFRPTAV, via the coding sequence ATGAAAAAAAAATTAAAAATTGGCGTGGTGATACCCAAATACGGAACGGTGGGCGGGGGCGAAAAATTTGTCTATGAACTGACCGAACGAATCGCCCGGGATCCGGCCTTCGCGGTCCACGTCTTTGCCAACCGATGGCGCGCCCCCGGCAGTCCGGCACTATTTCATCGCATCCCCATTCTCAAGTTCCCGCGCTTCCTATCAATGCCAAGCTTCGCTTGGTTTGCCAAACGGAAGATCGCCCAGGTCGGCATTGACATCATTCATACGCATGAACGTATTTTCGATGCCGACCTGTTCACCATGCACGGCATTCCCCACCGGATGTGGATCGAAACCGTCAGGAAAAAGCGGCTGAGCCTGTTTGATCGCGCCTACGCACACATCGAACGTCGTCTAATCGAAAACGATCGCTGCAACTTTTTGCTGCCGGTTTCCTCGATCACCCGGGATGCCTTTCTTTCCGTTTACAACGGCCATGGAAAAACGGTAGAGATCCTTCATCCGGGAGTCGATTGGCACATCTTTCATTCCGCTCAACGGGCCGATGTTCGTGAATCGGTACGAGCAAAATACGGATTCGCGGCAGCGGACATAGTCGTCCTTTTCGTCAGCATGAATTTCGAGATCAAAGGTCTGGATCATCTGATGGCAGGATTTTCAATGGCCAAACATACGCCGGCAGGCATAAACCTCAAGTTGCTCGTGGTAGGCAAGGGAAACCTGCGCAAGTTTGAACGCCTGGCAAACGACCTGAAAATTGCCGCAGACGTCAGATTTGCCGGCATCGTTGAAACAGGCATCGAACGGATCTACCAAGCCTGTGATCTGTTCGCCATGCTCTCCCGGTTCGACACCTTCGGCCTGACGGTATTGGAAGCTATGGCAGCGTCGCTTCCCGTGTTGATCAGCCGGCAGGTGGGCGCCAAAGACATTGTCGTCCAGGAACGTAACGGGTTTGTGGTGGACCGGGAAGATGAAGCGGCGATTTGTTCCTGCCTGCTGACCCTAACCGATGGCAGACGACGCGGGGCGATGGGGCAGGAGGCGTTTGCCACGGCATCGAATCACGGGTGGGAACAGGTGGCCGACCAGGTCAAACAGGTCTATTTCAGGTTTCGGCCGACTGCTGTCTGA
- a CDS encoding ABC transporter ATP-binding protein: MNAFFNFEIKDRHRRILALIRKNSGRLVMAAVCSLMVSGATTAMGYLIKPVIDDIFVKRDTTGLVLLPLVVIVVFLVNGLGRYGQEYFMNYVGEDIIRRLRNMLYDRIQDLSLAFFQKERTGTLMSRITNDVNILKSMVSTAVTSSVRDAATIVGLTAVIFYQNWRMAIIAFFILPLAFWPIFILGRKVRRVSTGCQEAMADLSAFLHETFAGNKIVKAFGMEPHEKRRFFEKTDQLFKLEIKGVVVRALSSPIMEFFGGLGIAFVIWYGGSEVIAGKTTPGTFMSFLACVLLLYDPVKKLSNLNNSIQQGMAAADRVFDIIETQSDIKDPATPVKIASTPHDLTFEKVHFTYGEQDVLKGIDLTVKRGQVLALVGMSGGGKSTLANLIPRFFDVTGGRICIDGVDIRDFSIVDLRRQISIVTQEPILFNETVRDNIAYGSPDASEDQIVAAAKAAFAHDFILGFPNGYDTLIGELGGRLSGGEKQRLCIARALIKDAPILILDEATSSLDSEAEAVVQKALENLMIGRTTVVIAHRLSTIAGADRIAVIVSGKIVEQGTHESLLAAKGEYAKLYATQFSTNSRADES; encoded by the coding sequence GTGAACGCTTTTTTCAATTTTGAGATAAAGGATCGACACCGGCGCATCCTGGCCCTGATCCGAAAAAACAGCGGCCGTCTGGTGATGGCAGCCGTCTGCAGTTTGATGGTATCCGGCGCCACCACCGCCATGGGATACCTGATCAAACCGGTCATCGACGATATCTTCGTTAAACGGGACACCACCGGGCTGGTTCTTCTTCCCCTGGTGGTGATTGTCGTCTTCCTGGTCAACGGATTGGGACGCTACGGCCAGGAGTATTTCATGAATTATGTCGGCGAAGATATCATTCGCCGACTGCGCAACATGCTCTACGACCGGATCCAGGATCTCTCCCTGGCCTTCTTTCAGAAGGAACGCACCGGCACCCTCATGTCCCGCATCACCAACGATGTCAACATTCTCAAATCCATGGTGTCTACAGCGGTCACCAGTTCGGTCCGGGACGCGGCCACTATCGTAGGCCTTACGGCGGTAATTTTTTACCAGAACTGGCGCATGGCCATCATCGCTTTTTTCATTCTGCCGTTGGCCTTCTGGCCGATCTTCATCCTGGGCCGCAAAGTCCGGCGGGTAAGCACCGGCTGTCAGGAGGCCATGGCCGACCTGAGTGCATTTTTACACGAAACCTTTGCCGGCAACAAGATCGTCAAAGCTTTCGGGATGGAGCCCCATGAAAAGCGCCGGTTTTTCGAAAAGACCGACCAACTGTTCAAACTGGAAATCAAAGGGGTTGTCGTACGTGCGCTCTCGTCACCGATCATGGAATTCTTCGGAGGGTTGGGCATCGCCTTTGTAATCTGGTACGGCGGATCGGAGGTCATCGCCGGGAAAACCACGCCGGGTACCTTTATGAGTTTTTTGGCATGTGTGCTCCTGCTTTACGATCCGGTCAAGAAGCTGAGCAATTTGAACAACTCCATTCAGCAGGGCATGGCAGCCGCCGACCGGGTGTTCGACATCATCGAGACGCAGTCCGATATAAAGGATCCTGCCACACCGGTAAAGATCGCTTCGACCCCTCATGACCTGACGTTCGAAAAAGTTCATTTCACCTATGGCGAGCAGGACGTGCTCAAAGGCATCGATCTGACCGTCAAGCGGGGGCAGGTCCTGGCTCTGGTGGGTATGAGCGGCGGCGGCAAGAGCACCCTGGCGAATCTGATTCCCCGATTTTTCGATGTCACCGGCGGCCGGATCTGCATCGACGGCGTCGATATCCGAGATTTTTCAATTGTCGATCTGCGTCGCCAAATCTCGATCGTGACCCAGGAACCGATCCTGTTTAATGAAACGGTGCGCGACAACATCGCCTATGGCAGTCCCGACGCCAGTGAGGATCAGATTGTTGCCGCTGCCAAGGCGGCTTTTGCCCACGATTTTATTCTCGGTTTCCCCAACGGATATGACACCCTGATTGGCGAATTGGGCGGACGGTTGTCCGGCGGCGAAAAACAGCGATTATGCATTGCCCGGGCACTGATCAAAGATGCACCCATACTCATCTTGGACGAAGCCACCTCGTCTTTGGATTCCGAAGCCGAAGCCGTGGTTCAAAAGGCATTGGAGAACCTGATGATCGGCAGAACGACGGTGGTGATTGCCCATCGGTTGTCCACCATCGCGGGAGCGGACCGGATTGCCGTCATCGTATCCGGCAAAATCGTCGAACAGGGCACCCACGAATCCCTGTTAGCCGCAAAGGGAGAATATGCCAAGCTCTATGCCACGCAATTTTCCACAAACAGCAGGGCCGATGAAAGTTAA
- a CDS encoding glycosyltransferase family 2 protein → MNKIAQKQPLVRLSIVIVSYNTLDLLRDCLLSILPQLGSRDEVIVVDNASSDGSADMVANQFENVTLIANNENLGFGKANNLGIASAKGDLIWLLNPDTRLMPASLDNAVGFMAANPSMGMAGTALIYPDGSPQSSVERRYPGHRYARQMLGGLPGTIAWVMGASILARREVLAAVGGFDERFFLYGEEVDLCLMVRKKGWPIGFIADSVVGHHGGKSERHNSQTVVMEKKFKAEMLFYRKHYSTAIIRRIKRKNRIQAAWRLMTLIPLSRLRPGDRKIAAKCDYYRLSWRFFGDR, encoded by the coding sequence ATGAACAAAATAGCACAAAAACAACCATTAGTTCGACTGAGTATCGTTATCGTTAGCTATAATACACTGGATTTGCTTAGAGATTGCCTTCTGTCGATTCTCCCCCAGCTGGGCTCCCGTGACGAGGTGATCGTTGTCGACAATGCCTCCAGCGATGGCAGTGCGGATATGGTGGCCAATCAATTCGAGAATGTCACCCTGATCGCCAACAATGAAAATCTCGGATTCGGGAAAGCCAACAACCTTGGAATTGCCTCTGCCAAAGGTGACCTCATCTGGTTGCTTAACCCGGATACCCGTCTGATGCCCGCATCGCTTGACAACGCGGTTGGGTTTATGGCCGCCAATCCCTCCATGGGGATGGCGGGAACGGCATTGATCTACCCCGATGGATCACCCCAGTCATCGGTCGAAAGGCGCTACCCTGGCCATCGATATGCCCGGCAAATGCTCGGCGGTTTGCCAGGAACGATTGCCTGGGTAATGGGAGCAAGCATTCTCGCCAGGCGCGAAGTCCTGGCGGCGGTCGGAGGTTTCGATGAGCGATTTTTTCTTTACGGCGAAGAGGTTGATCTTTGTTTAATGGTTCGGAAAAAGGGTTGGCCGATTGGTTTCATCGCGGATTCGGTGGTGGGGCACCATGGTGGGAAAAGCGAGCGACATAATTCCCAGACGGTGGTCATGGAAAAAAAATTCAAGGCCGAGATGCTTTTTTACAGGAAGCACTACTCTACAGCTATTATCAGACGGATTAAGCGGAAAAACCGCATCCAGGCTGCCTGGCGTCTCATGACCTTGATACCCCTGAGTCGCCTGAGACCCGGTGACCGCAAGATTGCCGCAAAGTGCGATTACTACAGGCTATCCTGGCGTTTTTTCGGCGATCGATGA
- a CDS encoding glycosyltransferase family 2 protein, with product MMTEFDLSFVIVNWNTRDLLCQCIQAIHRTVIDQRYEIILVDNASSDGSVEAVRRQFPEVRCIVNRENRGFGAANNQAFAVMQGRYAVLINTDAELLEGAADRLHTFMETHPEVGMACGQLLNTDGSRQNSFANFPTLLSLAVNESVLRMICPRRFPSKYQTYTQPIEVESCIGACMIVRKAAMDAAGILDERYFFFMEETDWALTFKHAGWRSYFIPDARIYHYQGQSAGSGASSRIMFYRSRYQFMRKWHPHAYPIYDGIIGLRLLLNALLSLVATLFTLGLYRSTRLRCIRYLKIIWWHVNGCP from the coding sequence ATGATGACCGAGTTCGACCTCTCTTTTGTCATTGTCAACTGGAACACGCGCGACCTGCTTTGCCAGTGTATTCAGGCGATCCATCGCACCGTTATCGATCAGCGGTACGAAATCATTCTGGTGGATAACGCCTCTTCCGACGGGTCCGTCGAAGCGGTTCGCCGGCAGTTTCCCGAGGTCCGTTGCATCGTCAACCGGGAGAACAGGGGGTTCGGGGCCGCCAACAATCAGGCCTTCGCCGTTATGCAGGGGCGCTACGCCGTGTTGATCAATACTGATGCCGAGCTGCTCGAAGGCGCCGCGGACCGCCTGCATACCTTCATGGAAACGCATCCGGAAGTCGGTATGGCATGCGGACAACTTCTCAACACGGACGGTTCCAGACAGAATTCATTTGCCAATTTTCCGACTCTGCTCTCGCTGGCGGTCAACGAGTCCGTGTTGAGAATGATTTGCCCGCGCCGCTTTCCAAGCAAATACCAGACATACACACAACCGATAGAGGTCGAATCCTGTATCGGAGCCTGCATGATCGTCAGGAAAGCAGCTATGGATGCGGCTGGTATTTTGGACGAGCGCTATTTTTTTTTCATGGAAGAAACCGACTGGGCCTTGACCTTCAAACACGCGGGCTGGCGTTCTTATTTCATCCCTGACGCCAGAATCTATCACTATCAAGGGCAAAGTGCCGGAAGCGGCGCATCCTCGCGTATCATGTTCTACCGCTCGCGCTATCAATTCATGCGCAAGTGGCACCCCCACGCCTACCCAATCTATGATGGGATCATTGGGCTTCGCCTTCTGCTGAACGCGCTGTTGAGCCTTGTGGCCACCCTGTTCACCCTTGGACTTTACCGGTCAACAAGGCTACGTTGCATCCGCTACCTGAAGATCATATGGTGGCATGTCAACGGATGCCCCTGA
- a CDS encoding glycosyltransferase family 9 protein: protein MEAMRDLIQVEHGAILAIQLGDIGDVVLTLPALRALKTNFPHNRLVVCVRQKAGELMTLCSDVDRVITVDKRKRSLLAEIKYQIAFLSSLKNERYGLSIDFRTGTRGAVATLIANARTRLGFFDAEEKLWRNRVFTHLVHPEYQSEIHVSDYYFELVRWLGIMSDPPPPVLPVSDALKENVKQRLNANEIDPEAPFIVLQPFSLWSYKELHPDKYVDLADRITHSCKVPIVLSGAPNESDRAQAIADRCSGQVINMAGQTTIGELTGLLALATLFIGVDSAGVHIAAATGTPTVSIFGPSAPSSWAPRGDRHIAVQPHRACVPCRRKGCDDSGISQCLDALSVDHIMDAARPTLGTLFPSWTVR from the coding sequence ATGGAAGCAATGAGAGACCTTATTCAAGTTGAACACGGCGCCATTCTGGCGATCCAGTTGGGCGATATCGGCGACGTGGTATTGACCCTTCCCGCTTTACGTGCGCTGAAAACAAACTTTCCCCATAATCGACTGGTTGTCTGCGTTCGCCAGAAGGCCGGCGAACTGATGACCCTGTGTTCGGATGTGGACAGGGTCATCACCGTGGACAAACGAAAACGCTCCCTTCTGGCCGAGATCAAGTATCAAATCGCTTTTCTGTCCAGCTTGAAAAACGAGCGCTATGGCCTGTCCATCGATTTTAGAACCGGAACCCGGGGAGCGGTCGCCACATTGATAGCCAATGCCCGGACCCGGCTGGGGTTCTTCGACGCCGAGGAAAAACTATGGCGCAATCGTGTATTCACCCATCTGGTGCACCCTGAGTACCAATCGGAAATCCATGTCTCCGATTACTACTTTGAACTGGTCCGATGGCTGGGAATTATGTCGGACCCGCCCCCCCCTGTGCTTCCCGTGTCAGATGCCTTGAAAGAAAACGTCAAGCAACGACTGAACGCCAACGAGATTGATCCTGAAGCCCCTTTCATCGTTCTGCAACCCTTTTCCCTGTGGTCATACAAGGAACTCCACCCAGATAAATATGTGGATTTGGCCGATCGGATAACCCACAGTTGCAAGGTTCCTATCGTACTGAGCGGTGCGCCGAACGAAAGTGACCGTGCCCAGGCGATAGCCGATCGTTGTTCCGGCCAGGTGATCAACATGGCTGGACAGACCACCATTGGCGAACTAACCGGTTTGTTGGCGCTGGCCACCCTTTTCATCGGTGTCGACAGCGCCGGAGTACACATCGCCGCGGCCACGGGGACGCCCACGGTCAGCATCTTCGGCCCGTCGGCACCGTCCTCTTGGGCCCCCCGCGGCGACCGTCACATCGCCGTCCAGCCGCACCGCGCCTGTGTGCCCTGCCGGCGGAAAGGCTGCGACGACAGCGGCATCAGCCAATGCCTGGACGCCCTATCCGTTGACCACATTATGGATGCGGCGAGGCCCACACTCGGTACGCTTTTCCCATCCTGGACAGTTCGATGA
- a CDS encoding DUF268 domain-containing protein → MKRMLKNAYILLSIFKNDPLKKIKLVRRLPAYFHDLNILESQRQYAKKVFPLGNPYPCLNEKFVNSGTATGHYFHQDLLVARRINLNNPHRHVDVGSRIDGFVAHVASFRDIEVIDVRPLPNNIPNVIFKQADMMDPVQKDLIEYCDSLSCLHAIEHFGLGRYGDDVNYDGYLLGLDNLYRMLKKKGKLYLSVPIGHQRIEFNAHRVFSVSFLLECLGEKYHIDKFSFVDDHGNLHENTPISANGIKSNFGCKYGCGIFELTKL, encoded by the coding sequence ATGAAAAGAATGCTGAAAAATGCATATATTTTGTTGTCAATATTTAAGAACGATCCACTCAAAAAGATTAAATTAGTAAGGAGATTGCCAGCCTATTTTCATGATCTCAATATTCTTGAAAGTCAAAGACAATATGCTAAGAAAGTATTTCCGCTCGGCAATCCTTATCCCTGCCTTAACGAAAAATTTGTAAATAGTGGAACTGCCACAGGGCATTACTTCCATCAAGACTTACTTGTAGCAAGAAGAATTAACCTGAATAACCCACATCGCCATGTTGATGTTGGTTCGAGAATTGATGGATTTGTAGCACATGTCGCATCCTTCCGTGATATTGAAGTTATTGATGTGCGTCCGCTTCCAAACAACATACCAAATGTAATATTCAAGCAGGCAGACATGATGGACCCCGTTCAAAAAGATTTAATCGAATACTGTGATTCCTTGTCATGTCTGCATGCTATAGAACACTTTGGTTTGGGACGGTATGGAGACGATGTCAACTACGATGGGTATCTTCTTGGGCTGGATAACTTATATCGAATGTTAAAAAAAAAGGGGAAACTTTATCTTTCCGTTCCCATAGGTCATCAGCGGATTGAATTCAATGCCCATAGGGTTTTCTCGGTTAGTTTTTTATTGGAGTGCTTGGGGGAAAAATACCATATTGACAAGTTCTCATTCGTTGATGATCATGGGAATTTACATGAAAACACACCAATTTCAGCCAATGGTATTAAAAGCAACTTTGGATGCAAATATGGATGTGGTATTTTTGAATTGACAAAACTGTAG
- a CDS encoding glycosyltransferase has product MADPFQKYRHKLRCWRNSQRLQKEALHYRKLLKHRGLHIPTEDELSEKYAACYPDITQRVKGKLSILAIYHHYNWENEALLTSLEKFGRVIHYDWFAEFDQQDEKQWHKKNKRLMNNHLIEKVEQWVKKEKIDVIFTYLSGESVYPETVKTIASLGVPIVNLALNDKESFVGKIRNGRAMGARDICRFFHLCWTSTEDALVKYVVEGALPIYLPEGGNPEIHKPYSVDQDIDVSFVGQCYGNRPIIINKLCERGLPVKAYGLNWPGGPLSTDEMVKMYSRSKINLGFGGVVGLNKTFCLKGRDFEIPMSGGFYLTEHNEELEKCFLAGVEIATYQNFDDLVEKIKFYLNNDEERGRIRRKGYETAVRKHTWESRFEKIFSVLGVLVSL; this is encoded by the coding sequence ATGGCAGATCCCTTCCAAAAATATCGTCATAAGCTCCGGTGTTGGCGCAATAGCCAGCGACTCCAAAAAGAGGCACTTCATTATAGAAAACTTTTAAAACACAGGGGGTTGCACATACCCACGGAAGATGAACTCAGTGAAAAGTATGCTGCGTGTTATCCAGACATTACCCAACGAGTAAAAGGAAAACTTTCTATCCTGGCCATTTATCACCACTATAATTGGGAGAACGAAGCCCTTTTAACGTCCCTCGAGAAGTTTGGCCGTGTCATCCATTATGATTGGTTTGCTGAATTTGACCAGCAGGATGAAAAACAATGGCACAAAAAAAACAAAAGGTTGATGAACAATCATCTTATAGAGAAAGTGGAGCAATGGGTAAAAAAAGAAAAGATCGATGTCATTTTTACCTATCTTTCTGGCGAGTCGGTCTATCCGGAAACAGTAAAGACGATCGCTTCTCTTGGCGTGCCGATTGTTAACCTGGCTTTAAATGACAAGGAATCTTTTGTCGGAAAGATACGTAATGGCCGAGCTATGGGGGCACGAGATATCTGCCGTTTTTTTCATCTTTGTTGGACGAGCACCGAGGATGCCTTGGTTAAGTATGTTGTTGAAGGAGCCCTGCCTATTTATTTGCCTGAGGGTGGAAACCCGGAAATTCACAAACCATATTCTGTCGATCAAGATATTGATGTTTCCTTTGTGGGGCAATGTTATGGGAACCGGCCTATAATTATTAATAAACTTTGTGAGAGGGGGCTTCCTGTGAAGGCCTATGGACTTAACTGGCCTGGCGGACCTCTGTCAACTGATGAAATGGTGAAAATGTACTCCCGAAGCAAAATCAACCTCGGTTTCGGCGGGGTTGTAGGACTGAATAAGACTTTCTGCCTGAAAGGAAGGGATTTTGAAATACCCATGAGTGGAGGGTTCTACCTCACAGAGCACAATGAGGAGCTTGAGAAATGCTTTCTGGCTGGTGTGGAAATCGCAACCTACCAAAATTTTGATGATCTTGTGGAAAAGATCAAATTCTATCTGAACAATGATGAGGAGCGTGGAAGAATACGGCGCAAGGGGTATGAAACTGCGGTTCGGAAGCATACGTGGGAAAGCCGGTTTGAAAAGATTTTTTCTGTTTTAGGAGTTCTTGTCAGCCTTTAA
- a CDS encoding glycosyltransferase family 2 protein, whose translation MKVNISIVVIACNEADRIGHLLEHADFADEVIVVDSGSTDDTVALCEAAGARVIHRDWKGYADQKHFAMQQAKGQWVLNLDADEFVPEELAVEIQKALASAPVETKGFSMPRLSYYLGRWIRHGGWYPDRKIRLVRKGAGKWIGDGLHEQLMVDGLVETLSVPLRHLVYRNISDHVTTANRFSDVYVKSRGSAGTLFLLSGIPHTLGKFLECYLWKRGFLDGWPGLIIAMISSGYIFLKHAKAWEAAQNFADAPPSSGH comes from the coding sequence ATGAAAGTTAACATCAGCATCGTGGTAATTGCCTGCAACGAAGCCGACCGCATCGGCCATCTGCTGGAACACGCCGATTTCGCCGATGAGGTCATTGTCGTGGATTCGGGCAGCACCGACGACACGGTAGCGTTGTGTGAAGCTGCCGGCGCCCGGGTAATCCACCGCGACTGGAAAGGATACGCCGATCAGAAGCACTTCGCTATGCAGCAGGCCAAGGGACAATGGGTCCTGAATCTGGACGCGGATGAGTTCGTGCCGGAGGAACTGGCTGTGGAAATCCAAAAGGCCCTGGCCTCGGCCCCAGTTGAAACGAAAGGTTTTTCCATGCCGCGGCTTTCTTACTACCTCGGCCGATGGATCCGCCACGGCGGCTGGTATCCCGATCGCAAGATTCGCCTGGTGCGCAAAGGTGCCGGCAAATGGATCGGAGACGGACTGCATGAACAATTGATGGTGGACGGATTGGTTGAAACCCTCTCCGTGCCGCTGCGTCATCTGGTTTACCGCAATATCTCCGACCACGTTACAACGGCCAATCGGTTTTCCGATGTGTACGTCAAGAGTCGGGGCAGTGCCGGAACACTTTTCCTGTTGAGCGGCATTCCCCATACCCTGGGAAAATTTCTGGAATGTTACTTATGGAAGCGGGGGTTCCTCGACGGATGGCCGGGTCTGATCATCGCCATGATCTCCTCGGGCTATATTTTCTTAAAACATGCCAAGGCCTGGGAAGCGGCACAAAACTTTGCCGACGCCCCCCCCTCGTCGGGGCACTGA
- a CDS encoding O-antigen ligase family protein, protein MIDSRINNIRTNSPKTSSEANTNIPEELAGIKNQVCLHSDSSSVLEATACFCLFTYIFLNPFSHITSAKEIFLYGGFSAFLLALIKKELSIAEIQKVPLIKVFLLFTVWAFLGLFSSIDVSNSVHDFYSYLLRYLILYVILVFVLQKEKRIELLGKLIVVSVFMISVYLMYKHFISDGKSIHMKLRTDLPEMPVNWVGFLLVFAVTLAVKFIFDPGVKKNKIMVRFFMVLALAVFFLVTVITQSRATTISVCFVFLAGFFFRSWKNGVVLLVLVLMIFFFSPVKKRFNPSGIFGDVRVGLLFSSIKIVQEYPIFGLGYGFKCFANTDLDNLKKKFPDLYEKLVPNRFKKLIVTGKSRRVIQFGDPHNIFSSVAVRTGVIGGLFFVAVLGAFWRNTWRLAQDNCSEFHRFYGVTILSAFSGVLFIAIMEPVGNHLFHTVFFTLLGMGSALSMHRNFAVRPNVEGNYVQPIQSCGSNP, encoded by the coding sequence ATGATAGATAGCAGGATTAACAATATTAGAACCAATTCTCCAAAAACGTCCTCGGAGGCAAATACCAATATCCCCGAGGAACTTGCCGGTATCAAAAATCAAGTTTGTTTGCATAGCGACAGCAGTTCAGTTTTGGAGGCTACTGCCTGCTTCTGCCTTTTTACTTATATTTTTCTCAATCCTTTTTCACACATTACCTCTGCAAAAGAGATTTTTCTTTATGGTGGATTTTCTGCTTTTTTGCTGGCATTGATCAAAAAGGAATTATCAATTGCCGAAATTCAAAAAGTACCACTCATCAAGGTTTTCTTGTTGTTTACAGTTTGGGCCTTTTTGGGCCTTTTTTCGTCCATAGATGTTAGTAACAGTGTGCATGATTTTTACTCATATCTTCTTCGGTATCTGATTTTATATGTTATTTTGGTATTTGTTTTGCAAAAGGAAAAACGGATCGAGCTTTTGGGGAAACTTATCGTGGTGTCTGTTTTTATGATTTCCGTCTACCTTATGTATAAACATTTTATTTCAGATGGGAAATCAATACATATGAAACTACGTACTGATTTGCCAGAAATGCCGGTGAACTGGGTAGGGTTCCTCCTAGTATTTGCTGTGACTTTGGCTGTTAAATTTATTTTTGATCCCGGGGTCAAAAAAAATAAAATAATGGTGAGGTTTTTCATGGTATTGGCCTTGGCCGTTTTTTTTCTCGTCACTGTTATCACTCAGTCCAGGGCAACCACGATTAGTGTTTGTTTTGTGTTTTTAGCGGGCTTTTTTTTCAGGAGTTGGAAGAACGGAGTTGTTTTGCTTGTACTCGTTTTGATGATATTTTTTTTCAGTCCAGTGAAAAAAAGATTCAATCCTTCGGGGATTTTCGGTGACGTTCGTGTGGGGCTTTTATTTTCTTCAATTAAGATCGTGCAGGAATACCCAATTTTTGGTCTTGGATATGGCTTTAAATGTTTTGCTAACACTGACCTGGACAACCTGAAGAAAAAATTTCCTGATCTTTATGAAAAATTAGTTCCTAACCGGTTTAAAAAATTGATTGTAACTGGAAAATCCCGTAGAGTGATTCAATTCGGGGATCCACACAATATTTTTTCCAGTGTTGCAGTGCGTACAGGAGTCATCGGGGGACTCTTTTTTGTTGCGGTGCTTGGAGCATTTTGGAGAAACACTTGGCGTTTAGCGCAGGATAATTGCAGTGAGTTTCATCGGTTTTATGGCGTGACAATTCTATCTGCCTTTAGTGGCGTTCTTTTCATCGCAATCATGGAGCCAGTCGGCAACCATCTCTTTCATACCGTGTTTTTTACCCTCTTGGGAATGGGTTCCGCACTTTCCATGCATCGGAATTTTGCCGTTCGCCCTAATGTGGAAGGGAATTATGTGCAGCCGATACAAAGTTGCGGTTCTAATCCCTAA